The segment GTGAGTATTGATGTCATCACTATTTCAGCCACACATATGTATTTCTCTATCAAGttcattttcttttcatatAGTATAgttaatagtataaaatatactatttccaaattttaatttaatctaaaatattttacatttgggtttgggtttaagaatttgaatttagagtttagtatttacaTTGAGTTTAGGCTTGGAGATGGATTAGAGGTGGATATTAACATCATCACTATTTTagccacatatatatatttctctatCAAGTCTATTTTCCTTTCTATTTCATATAGtatagttaataataaaaatattatatactatttacgAACTTTAATTAGTTTACAATATTTTACATTTgagtttggatttaggaaatcgagtttaggatttagtatttacaTCTTGGAATGTGTAGGGTTTAGGGTTGGAGGTGGATTGAAAGTGAGTTAGAGACACAAATGTGTTCCAAAAAGTAGTTTCCATTCTATTTTAGATAGTATAGAATAATAGTTTTGCTTTCTTTTCTTCCGTAAATTATGAACAAGACTCTAGAATAGTAGGCCAGATAAGTATGTATGAACATATCTATATTCTCTCTGTAACCGGTAACTTGTATTAAAGAAGGATACAACCGGAAGTTAATTACctaaatatatcaaaatcaaTGCTATCTACCTAATTAAACTTCAGATTTTGGTCATTTGGCAAATTAATCCTAATAATAACGCAAAGATTCACAGAtgaagtaataataataatgtgtGAACTCGAGCAAGAtgaaaaagttttctttttttttgttttccgtCAACTACtatcttttgacaaaaaaaatagtttggatGTTTTCTTCATGTGTCTTTTAAATTAGGGAAAATAGTTTTTTAGGCCAAAAGATAATAATCATTTCCTATTAGGTTAATCAATATACTTTATGTTCTATTAgactaaatattttcaaaatggcAATATTTCccttaatttcaattaaaagttcaaaattacaattaacaaaacaattgttaaatattaaaatataatttttaactaaaatacttaaaaatattaaaaatcccaaaaagttcttaaaataatgtttttcttttttgacaatTTGATATTATCAAACTTTTGCAGCAAAATAGTTTGATAATTTCAACGATTCTCCAAAGGAAAATATTTGACAAAACAGCAcctcaaaaataaaaaggggaaATTGTTTTATTAGaccaaaaatgataaatatgttttattaggCTAATTTCTATGTTGTACCATTTTTTCTCTAATGCCATTTagtattttcgaaaataaataaaataaatagttctacaaacaaaaacaaaatagaaaaatagtaAGTATTAATGAAATACCTATATCAATTTAGTGATATTTTTTCAAGTTCTAAAAATGTTgaaatcataatttcatattctGTACATTTTACAAAAAGTATAATTGCATTCTACGAagtagaaaatgaaatatactTTTTCATGGAATCTACTATGTTTAGAATACATGTTCTACGTAAATAATAGTTATCTAAAAGTATTTGGAAAATACATTTTGCGCTTAACCTATTATTCTAAAATTTGTAGAAATTGAAATCTACACgttactataaatctaaaatttgtAGAAATAGAAATCTACGCATTTACTgtaaatctaaaactagtaAAAATcgatttcaaatatgtttaatGTATTCTACATATAGCAGAATACAGATTCTACGGATAAAGATAATCAGTTCCGAAAAATATGggaagaaaatatttgaatatattcagttttcttatttttattaatttgatttttttttttaaaaagaaaaacatgatttaaaaagatctatttagaaaaaaaacacgATTTCAAAAAAtcgatttagaaaaaaacatgattttaaaaacgttttttggatttttaatgtttgtttttaattattttagtttaaaattatattttaatatttaataattgttttgttAATTGTAATTTCGAATTTTAATTAAAGTTAAAGACAATATTgtcattttgaaaacattttttttggtccgaaaaaacaattttcccaaaAGAAAAATAGCAAACTAGTAACTTTTGAAGTGCTCAAATTATCACGGAAGATTAACATAAATTTGGAGTTAATTTCACACTCATCATAACTTAGATACGATCTTATGAGTTTCTTCTAAAAACCTGTGTTGATTAAACTGAACTCATGGACTACCCAGGAACTCTCTAACAAAGAATGATGAAAGGCGACAGATGAGAAGTCCGAAGCTTGGCCGAGAACCGCTGGTGCTCCGGTCTTCATGAATACCCATTGACCGTCAGGATTTCAACAAGATGaataataatgtttgtttttctaAACCAAAGCCGAACTTGTCTAGATAATACAAATACCATTACAACACTGGTTTGTGGAACTATTCCACCGTCTATCTTGTGTTGTAACTcaagaaaactaatgcaaaagaCATTTTTGAGTTCTTTCATAAGAAAGCACAAGTCCTCCTAGATATAAACAATACAACAAAAGCATTCTTTGGATCTTTTCATTTGCCATCATCTTTTCCTTGTCCATCTGCTCCATCTTGCTTTCCCCCTCTAAGCCCCACTGTCACTCAAGAAAAACGATTATGTAAAGAAACTACAAAACAATAACCATCGCTTGGATAAGTTAGAAACAATTGCAAAGGGTTACCGTTGGCAGCGGTTCCTCCGAGAGAGGTTTCTGGCGGTTGTTGCATCTGATGCTGCATcccgttgttgttgttgttgttgataccCATTGGTCTCATCCCCATGTGTCCATGCATAGCTTGTTGATGCATATGCTGCTGCTGTTGCGGATCCTGAAGCTGGTGTGGGCTACCAAACTGCAAAGGACCTCTTGGAGGGAAGATACCACCTGGTGGTGCTTGTTGAGCCATCCCTGAAGCTTGTGGGTGTTGTTGCATAAAGTAGCTCGGCGGTTGCATGGCAGGATGATGCGGTGGTGCCGCCATCTAACAGAAACCACACACAAATTAGTAAGGTAATCAGATATTATTACTATGTTAAATGATGATGATTCCATCATGAGAAAGAACCTGGGAAGCCATAGCTGGTGGTGGTGTAGCTCCAGCTGTAGATGGAGGAGGTTGGGCATCAGCAATAGCAGCGAGGTACATTAAATTCTTCTGGAGGAGAGCTTGGTacctgaaaatattaattatcaGATACCATTACTGTTGAAGaaggggggagagagagagacttactGTGCACACTCTGCAAGTTTTCCAAGATTCTGATTTTCCATGATTGCCATTATCAGCTTCTTGTTCTCCTCAAGGTactgaatttaaatttaaaaaaacaagcATCCAACGTCAATGTCCAAAATCTGATACTAAGTTCAATTAACAAGTCAAAACAGGAAAAGCAACAAGAGCAGACCCAACTTTGTATCTAACCTAACCAGAGTAGATAACCGTTTGAGATTCCTTCTATCTGAGTAATAATTTAAGGAAGAAACCTCCAAAGATGGACACTTTAAGACACAATTACTTAAGACTTAAACCACAAAAAAGACAATTGATTAACTAACTCAATTAAAGACAGTAAAACCCTATTAAATATGTGACTTAAAGACTGTAATAAAAGGGAATTAACCTTACAGAAACACAGAGAGaaatgaagaaagaagaaaccttTTGGATCTGTTCGGTGGTGATGTTAGTTGGCGGCATCGAAGGACCCATCGGAAACATTTGTGGAgactgctgctgctgctgcatctTCCTTTACTTGCTCAATAAAACCAAAACCCTCGAGATTCTACCAAACCCAGGACGATCAAGTCTCCagcaaatattattataaagatTATCCCTTCACTTGGATTCCCCTAGAGAGAGAAGGTCTCCTCCGATTTTACGACACCAAAAATGTCTCCACTTTCCTTTTAGTAACGAACAGATTTATAAAACCCTCTAAGCCATTCTAAAGGTTTAGTCTTTAGTTCATTCTGGGCCTTGAGATTCAACCTCTACTACAATATTACAAGGCCCATCATTCTTTGACCCAGCTAGGTCcttgatttcttttttcttcttgatttttattttatatttttcatacaaCAACTTATCAACGGCACAAGTATGAACTGGTTTGTCGGAAAAAGCTGCTAATTAtcttttagttacaaaaaaaagctGCTAATTTATTCTCTAAGACCTTAAAAACATACAGAAATACTCTACCTCCTATAAGGAGATTGATTgataatatatcatttaattccAAATTATTAACAAcagtttttagcaaaaaaattattaacaacaGTTTAAGGAAAAAGTCAAACGTTTTAGTTTTATGTCACGATCGTGATTTGATTTAGGTCATGATGATTCACGCCGTCATCGTCGCATAGATCGGAGACCAAAACGGAGATAGAGAGGAACGCAGGAGTGATGAGGAAGATGAGTCCCACAGGAACCATCCAAAGATTAGAATTTGTGGGATGGTATTTGTAAACCCAATATGATAGAAATAATCCTCCGAATGTAAACACAATCATCGAGTATAATAAGAACACCGTTGACGACatactcttcttctcctccttccaTGTCTTCTCATCTGTCTTCTTCATATTCTTGTTCATGTTGCTTTTGTGTTTCATTTTGCTTGGTGAAGTGAAGAAAAGAGGTGGTGGGGTGACGATAGGTTTTATATCTTTTAGAGATattgagtatatatatatacagttagTCGCGTTTCAGTTCGTGTATGCtggtttagaaaattataatttcgaAATCAGACCCGATTTCATATGGTTTGCGTCGATTTTTCTTTGCCTCTGTTTTTttatatcttcttttctttgattCAGTAAATGGTACCTAAAACTCTATTGGATGTTTACACCTATTTTTGAGGTAGGTTACAACCAAGGGCGGACCGAGGTAACAGAGAGGTGTGGCAGGGTGGATCTCtcatattttacaaagtttatctATGCAATTtgctctattttttatttttttactcaaGGCTTGCAATTGATATTATATTCAATAATATTTACACCTAATATCAAGGTAAAACCCCGTTTTAGTTTGGTGAATGTATATTTCAATAAAATGCAATTCTAACACGTATTATGTTTAGTTTCTACAGAATACAGAAAACTAAGGATTTtgtacacatttttaaaaaattaaata is part of the Raphanus sativus cultivar WK10039 chromosome 5, ASM80110v3, whole genome shotgun sequence genome and harbors:
- the LOC108859326 gene encoding GRF1-interacting factor 2, which codes for MQQQQQSPQMFPMGPSMPPTNITTEQIQKYLEENKKLIMAIMENQNLGKLAECAQYQALLQKNLMYLAAIADAQPPPSTAGATPPPAMASQMAAPPHHPAMQPPSYFMQQHPQASGMAQQAPPGGIFPPRGPLQFGSPHQLQDPQQQQHMHQQAMHGHMGMRPMGINNNNNNGMQHQMQQPPETSLGGTAANVGLRGGKQDGADGQGKDDGK